A single region of the Vicia villosa cultivar HV-30 ecotype Madison, WI linkage group LG4, Vvil1.0, whole genome shotgun sequence genome encodes:
- the LOC131594909 gene encoding uncharacterized protein LOC131594909, translated as MGTSAKTSGEEKENDVNMATAPSSPRLTAPSATESTNSTPHVSLNPVEDDAIKNGGLLHTDEVKPDNDDGLDHLDSKQCIERFRNYENEFTHRLLAKYFSGNNLNGGNSFYEEITIGDEVIIKASRVPCFQIYADSVVGFEEQCSNESSSPAETQDITPIGTPKVKEG; from the exons ATGGGTACTTCAGCAAAAACCagcggagaagagaaagaaaacgaCGTGAATATGGCGACCGCGCCTTCTTCACCTCGACTCACCGCTCCCTCTGCCACTGAATCCACAAACTCCACCCCTCACGTCTCCTTGAACCCG GTGGAGGATGATGCTATCAAAAATGGGGGTTTGTTGCATACCGATGAAGTAAAACCTGACAATGATGATGGACTTGA TCACCTGGACAGCAAGCAGTGCATTGAAAGGTTTAGGAATTATGAGAATGAATTCACTCATCGTTTATTGGCCAAATACTTCTCGGGCAATAACCTTAATGGAG GCAACAGTTTTTATGAGGAAATAACTATAGGCGATGAAGTTATAATAAAGGCAAGCAG GGTACCTTGTTTCCAGATATATGCTGATTCTGTCGTCGGTTTTGAAGAGCAATGCAGCAACGAGTCGTCTTCACCTGCAGAAACACAAGATATCACCCCTATTGGGACACCCAAGGTGAAGGAGGGCTGA